In one window of Microbacterium profundi DNA:
- a CDS encoding glutamine synthetase family protein has protein sequence MPGNLSVEQLDEAIANGEIDTVIVAFGDAQGRLTGKRISARLFREEVLDHGAESCDYLLSVDVDVNTMDGYAMSSWDKGYGDMVLRPDPATLRRIPWIEGSALVMADLVWGDGRPVAPSPRAILDRQRDRLAERGWTAFSGTELEFIVFDDTYREAWARKYEGLTPSTDYNVDYNLLATTRLEPLLRDIRNSMDAAGMYNEGVKGECNLGQQEIAFRFAEVRETADQHTIYKNGAKEIAEQHGKSLTFMAKFNEREGNSCHIHLSVRGADGGAVMAGDGAHGFSPLMEHWIAGILATMREFTLLYAPTINSYKRFADGSFAPTGVAWGIDNRTCALRVIGHGPSLRVENRVPGGDVNPYLGISAIIAGGLHGIENELELPPRLEGSAYTAEVEHLPTTLREAARLFSESTVARAAFGDDVVEHYLNQARIEVAAFDAAVTDWERIRGFERL, from the coding sequence ATGCCGGGAAACCTCAGCGTCGAGCAGTTGGACGAAGCGATCGCGAACGGCGAGATCGACACCGTGATCGTCGCGTTCGGCGACGCGCAGGGCCGACTCACCGGAAAGCGCATCTCCGCGCGGCTGTTCCGCGAGGAGGTCCTCGACCATGGCGCCGAATCCTGCGACTACCTGCTTTCGGTCGACGTCGATGTGAACACCATGGACGGTTACGCGATGTCGAGTTGGGACAAGGGGTACGGCGACATGGTGCTTCGTCCGGATCCGGCGACGCTCCGGCGGATCCCGTGGATCGAAGGTTCGGCGCTGGTGATGGCAGACCTCGTCTGGGGCGACGGGCGTCCGGTCGCGCCCTCGCCGCGCGCCATCCTCGACCGGCAGCGCGACCGCCTCGCCGAGCGGGGCTGGACCGCGTTCAGCGGCACCGAGCTCGAGTTCATCGTGTTCGACGACACCTATCGCGAAGCCTGGGCGCGCAAGTACGAGGGGCTCACGCCCTCGACCGACTACAACGTCGACTACAACCTGCTCGCCACCACACGCCTGGAGCCGCTGCTGCGTGACATCCGCAACAGCATGGACGCTGCCGGCATGTACAACGAAGGCGTGAAGGGGGAGTGCAACCTCGGCCAGCAGGAGATCGCGTTCCGCTTCGCCGAAGTGCGCGAGACGGCCGACCAGCACACGATCTACAAGAACGGGGCGAAGGAGATCGCGGAGCAGCACGGAAAGTCGCTCACCTTCATGGCGAAGTTCAACGAGCGTGAGGGCAACAGCTGCCACATCCACCTGTCGGTCCGGGGTGCCGACGGCGGGGCTGTCATGGCTGGCGACGGTGCACACGGCTTCAGTCCGCTGATGGAGCACTGGATCGCAGGCATCCTCGCGACGATGCGCGAGTTCACACTTCTCTACGCACCAACCATCAACTCCTACAAGCGCTTCGCCGACGGGAGCTTCGCGCCGACCGGCGTGGCCTGGGGAATCGACAATCGAACCTGCGCTCTGCGCGTGATCGGTCACGGCCCGTCGCTCCGAGTGGAGAACAGGGTTCCGGGAGGCGACGTGAATCCGTACCTCGGCATCTCAGCGATCATCGCCGGAGGCCTGCACGGGATCGAGAACGAGTTGGAGCTTCCCCCACGGCTGGAAGGGTCCGCCTATACGGCCGAGGTGGAGCATCTGCCGACGACGCTGCGTGAGGCCGCACGGCTGTTCAGCGAGTCGACGGTCGCTCGCGCCGCGTTCGGCGACGACGTGGTCGAGCACTATCTGAACCAGGCGCGCATCGAGGTGGCGGCCTTCGATGCCGCCGTCACAGACTGGGAGCGCATCCGTGGTTTCGAACGGCTCTGA
- a CDS encoding gamma-glutamyl-gamma-aminobutyrate hydrolase family protein, with protein sequence MVSNGSEDAVRPLIGVTTYLERAQQGVWDVRASFLPAQYLTSVTSSGGIAMLLPPQDETTADAAIAGLHGLILTGGADVQPELYGDERHPSTDAARTDRDAWELALFHAAERRQMPVLAICRGLQLVNVARGGSLQQHLPESLGTDRYKLGGGVFAENEVTVATGTRLAGILGDGGLRVHSYHHQGVDRLGDGLVVSARTDDGLVQAVEDSANGYLVGVQWHPEENAENRRLFEDLVAQAREFAHSEKEAR encoded by the coding sequence GTGGTTTCGAACGGCTCTGAAGACGCGGTCCGGCCGTTGATCGGCGTCACGACCTACCTGGAACGCGCGCAGCAAGGGGTGTGGGACGTGAGGGCGTCGTTCCTTCCCGCACAGTACCTGACGAGTGTCACGTCGTCCGGCGGCATCGCGATGCTGTTGCCTCCGCAGGACGAGACCACGGCGGATGCTGCGATCGCCGGGCTGCACGGGCTCATCCTCACCGGCGGCGCCGATGTGCAGCCGGAGTTGTACGGTGACGAACGGCATCCGTCGACCGACGCGGCGCGCACTGATCGCGACGCCTGGGAGCTTGCGCTGTTCCACGCCGCTGAGCGGCGGCAGATGCCGGTGCTCGCCATCTGCCGCGGGCTGCAGCTCGTCAACGTGGCGCGGGGCGGGTCACTGCAGCAGCATCTGCCGGAATCCCTCGGCACCGATCGATACAAGCTCGGCGGGGGAGTGTTCGCCGAGAACGAGGTGACGGTGGCCACCGGCACGAGACTCGCAGGAATTCTGGGAGACGGCGGGTTGCGCGTTCACAGCTATCACCACCAGGGGGTCGATCGCCTGGGAGACGGCCTCGTCGTCTCCGCGCGCACCGACGACGGCCTGGTACAGGCGGTCGAGGACTCCGCGAACGGCTACCTCGTCGGTGTGCAATGGCATCCCGAAGAGAACGCGGAGAACCGACGGCTGTTCGAAGACCTCGTGGCGCAGGCGCGCGAGTTCGCCCACTCGGAGAAGGAGGCGCGATGA
- a CDS encoding aldehyde dehydrogenase family protein, translating to MSAFTVIDPSTGTPIRDVPRAGVEDVDAAVARAVVAQRTWAALAPVARADALRSFARRIETAVEELAQLEVRNSGHPISAARWEAGHVAQVLNYYSADPERLSGRQIPVAGGLDVTFHEAYGVIGVIVPWNFPMTIAAWAFAPALAAGNAVVLKPAELTPLTAIRLGELARESGLPDGLFQVVTGSGSVVGQRLVAHPDVRKIVFTGSTEVGVDVAAGCARALKPVTLELGGKSANIVFEDADLEKAAAAVPGSVFDNAGQDCCARSRLLVQRSVYDRFLELLEPAVQKWRVGHPGDEATDMGPLISAGHRDTVASFLDGANVAFRGSAPSGDGFWFAPAVVIAQPGDRVAREEIFGPVVSVLPFEDEADGIRLANDTVYGLAGSVWTENLGRAVRVTRGVDAGVLSVNSHSSVRYATPFGGMKASGLGRELGPDAAEHFTQTKNVFFATD from the coding sequence ATGAGCGCGTTCACAGTGATCGACCCGTCCACGGGGACACCCATTCGCGACGTGCCGCGAGCCGGCGTGGAGGATGTGGATGCCGCCGTCGCACGTGCCGTCGTGGCGCAGCGCACCTGGGCGGCTCTTGCTCCGGTCGCCCGCGCCGACGCGCTGCGGTCGTTCGCAAGGCGCATCGAGACTGCGGTGGAGGAACTCGCGCAACTCGAGGTACGCAACTCCGGGCATCCGATCAGCGCCGCGCGCTGGGAAGCCGGCCACGTCGCACAGGTGCTCAACTACTACTCCGCAGATCCGGAGCGCCTCTCAGGGCGGCAGATCCCGGTGGCGGGCGGCCTCGATGTCACCTTCCACGAGGCATACGGCGTGATCGGTGTGATCGTGCCGTGGAACTTCCCGATGACGATCGCGGCCTGGGCCTTCGCGCCCGCCCTTGCAGCAGGCAATGCCGTGGTCCTCAAGCCCGCTGAACTCACACCGCTCACGGCGATCCGGTTGGGTGAGCTCGCGCGGGAGTCGGGTCTTCCCGACGGGCTCTTCCAGGTCGTCACGGGCTCCGGTTCCGTCGTCGGGCAGCGCCTCGTCGCGCATCCGGACGTTCGCAAGATCGTCTTCACCGGATCCACCGAGGTCGGAGTCGACGTCGCCGCCGGCTGCGCGCGGGCACTCAAGCCCGTCACGCTCGAGCTCGGCGGCAAGTCGGCGAACATCGTGTTCGAAGACGCTGATCTCGAGAAGGCGGCAGCGGCCGTGCCTGGGTCGGTGTTCGACAACGCCGGACAGGACTGCTGTGCACGCAGCAGGCTGCTCGTGCAGCGCAGCGTCTACGACCGCTTCCTCGAACTGCTCGAGCCTGCCGTTCAGAAGTGGAGGGTCGGGCACCCGGGCGACGAAGCAACCGACATGGGGCCGCTCATCTCGGCGGGGCATCGCGATACTGTCGCATCCTTCCTCGACGGCGCGAACGTGGCGTTCAGGGGAAGCGCGCCGAGCGGGGACGGCTTCTGGTTCGCCCCCGCTGTGGTGATCGCCCAGCCCGGAGACAGAGTCGCCAGGGAGGAGATCTTCGGGCCGGTGGTCTCCGTGCTGCCGTTCGAAGACGAAGCCGATGGCATCCGCCTCGCCAACGACACCGTCTACGGTCTGGCAGGTTCTGTGTGGACGGAGAACCTCGGCCGAGCCGTGCGCGTCACGAGGGGAGTGGATGCCGGTGTGCTGTCGGTGAACTCGCATTCCTCCGTGCGCTACGCCACTCCGTTCGGAGGCATGAAGGCCTCCGGCCTCGGGCGAGAGCTCGGCCCGGATGCCGCGGAGCACTTCACACAGACGAAGAACGTCTTCTTCGCGACCGACTGA
- a CDS encoding 3-oxoacyl-ACP reductase: MSIDLTQRLKDRVAIITGGAGGIGFATARRFAAEGAFVVIADMDPETGEAAAAEIGGAFRPVDVADEAKVNALFDGVAAEFGRIDIAFNNAGISPASDDSIETTELPAWNLVQDVNLKSVYLCSRAALRHMVPAGRGSIINTASFVALLGSATSQISYTASKGGVLAMSRELGVQFARQGIRVNALCPGPVNTPLLQELFAKDPERAQRRLVHVPMGRFAEPEELAAAVAFLASDDASFITASAFVVDGGISNAYVTPL, encoded by the coding sequence ATGAGCATCGATCTGACTCAGCGTCTCAAGGATCGCGTCGCGATCATCACCGGGGGTGCCGGCGGCATCGGCTTCGCCACGGCACGCCGATTCGCCGCTGAAGGGGCCTTCGTCGTCATCGCCGACATGGATCCGGAAACCGGCGAGGCCGCTGCGGCCGAGATCGGGGGTGCGTTCCGCCCGGTCGACGTGGCCGATGAGGCGAAGGTGAACGCGCTGTTCGACGGCGTCGCGGCCGAGTTCGGACGCATCGACATCGCGTTCAACAACGCGGGCATCTCCCCGGCGTCCGATGATTCGATCGAGACCACCGAGTTGCCGGCCTGGAACCTCGTGCAGGACGTCAATCTGAAGAGCGTCTATCTGTGCAGTCGGGCGGCGCTGCGGCACATGGTGCCAGCAGGCAGAGGGTCGATCATCAACACGGCGTCCTTCGTCGCGCTGCTGGGATCTGCGACCTCGCAGATCAGCTACACGGCCTCGAAGGGCGGCGTATTGGCGATGTCGCGCGAACTCGGAGTGCAGTTCGCGCGACAGGGCATCCGCGTCAACGCCTTGTGCCCCGGTCCCGTCAACACCCCGCTGCTGCAGGAGCTCTTCGCCAAGGATCCCGAACGCGCCCAGCGGCGGCTCGTGCACGTGCCGATGGGCCGGTTCGCCGAGCCGGAGGAGCTGGCGGCAGCGGTCGCATTCCTCGCGTCGGACGATGCCTCGTTCATCACAGCAAGTGCGTTCGTGGTTGACGGCGGCATCAGCAACGCCTACGTCACGCCGCTGTGA
- a CDS encoding FadR/GntR family transcriptional regulator encodes MSENPSERDLVEVRKAVFRPLRRGNTLEDTVARLVQTVRLGVVAPGASLPPERELAAAYGVSRDTVREAIRELADAGYLEPRRGRYGGTFVADPLPVPADAGHVDPADLDDVLGLRSVLESGSARAAAGRALDAEVRSRLWARHEAALPAGPEEYRRLDTLLHLEIAEAAGISSLVALVAENRARINAWLDTFPLLPRNIEHSGMQHEQIITAILMGQPDAAEDAMRDHLAGSEALLRGFLA; translated from the coding sequence GTGAGTGAGAATCCTTCGGAGCGCGACCTCGTCGAGGTGCGCAAGGCCGTGTTCCGGCCGCTTCGCCGGGGCAACACGCTGGAAGACACCGTCGCACGGCTCGTGCAGACCGTGAGACTCGGTGTGGTGGCACCCGGTGCCTCGCTCCCGCCGGAGCGCGAGCTCGCGGCAGCGTACGGCGTCAGCCGCGACACGGTGCGTGAGGCGATCCGCGAACTTGCGGATGCCGGATACCTCGAACCCCGCCGCGGACGATACGGCGGCACCTTCGTAGCCGATCCGCTGCCGGTGCCGGCGGACGCGGGGCATGTGGATCCCGCCGATCTTGACGATGTGCTGGGGCTGAGATCGGTGCTGGAGAGCGGCTCGGCGCGAGCCGCGGCCGGCCGCGCACTGGACGCGGAGGTGAGATCGCGACTGTGGGCACGGCACGAAGCCGCCCTGCCCGCCGGGCCGGAGGAGTATCGCCGACTGGACACCCTCCTGCACCTCGAGATCGCCGAAGCCGCCGGCATCTCGTCGCTCGTCGCACTCGTGGCGGAGAATCGTGCGCGCATCAACGCCTGGCTGGACACGTTTCCCCTGCTCCCGCGCAACATCGAGCATTCCGGTATGCAGCACGAACAGATCATCACTGCGATCCTGATGGGCCAGCCGGATGCCGCGGAGGATGCGATGCGCGATCACCTGGCCGGCTCCGAGGCACTGCTGCGCGGCTTTCTCGCTTAG
- a CDS encoding acyl-CoA dehydrogenase family protein, translated as MTFDPKAYLPDDLLDRIRERAPIHDRENTFPERDLEELRDAGYLRILVPAERGGAGLGLEQAAVLQQRLATAAPATALAINMHLVWTGVAKVFSDRGVPGMEFVQDGATRGEVFAFGISEGGNDLVLFGSDTAAVPQGDGYAFTGTKIFTSLAPVWTRLGLHGLDTTSPDAPKLVFAFIDRTDAVTTSDDWDTLGMRATQSRTTRLDGAVAAPEHVVRRIDPGPSPDPIIFGIFSVFELLLASVYTGIARRALDLAVETVQKRTSKKTGLTYSQDPDIRWRIADMSLAYDALPPQIAALARDVDEQADNGARWFTLLSGTKHRAVVMAKHVVDEAILTAGGGSYFSSNELSRLYRDVLAGMFHPSDPESAHSTAASALLGPLEN; from the coding sequence GTGACTTTCGACCCGAAGGCTTATCTGCCCGACGACCTGCTCGACCGCATCCGGGAACGCGCGCCCATCCATGATCGGGAGAACACCTTCCCGGAACGGGATCTGGAAGAGCTTCGGGATGCCGGATACCTGAGGATCCTCGTCCCGGCCGAGCGCGGCGGCGCTGGTCTCGGGCTCGAGCAGGCCGCTGTGCTGCAGCAGCGTCTTGCGACCGCGGCACCCGCCACTGCCCTCGCGATCAACATGCACCTGGTGTGGACCGGCGTCGCGAAGGTGTTCAGCGACCGCGGCGTGCCCGGCATGGAGTTCGTGCAGGACGGCGCGACCCGCGGCGAGGTCTTCGCATTCGGGATCAGCGAGGGCGGCAACGACCTCGTCCTGTTCGGCAGTGACACGGCCGCCGTGCCGCAGGGCGACGGTTACGCGTTCACCGGCACGAAGATCTTCACCTCGCTCGCTCCGGTGTGGACCAGGCTCGGTCTGCACGGCCTCGACACCACGAGCCCCGATGCACCCAAGCTCGTGTTCGCGTTCATCGATCGCACGGATGCCGTCACCACGAGCGATGACTGGGACACCCTCGGCATGCGCGCGACGCAGAGCCGCACCACCCGGCTGGACGGCGCGGTCGCCGCGCCAGAGCACGTGGTGCGTCGCATCGATCCTGGTCCGAGCCCCGACCCGATCATCTTCGGCATCTTCAGCGTCTTCGAGCTGCTGCTCGCCTCGGTCTACACGGGCATCGCCCGTCGCGCGCTGGATCTCGCGGTGGAGACCGTGCAGAAGCGGACCTCGAAGAAGACCGGACTGACGTACAGCCAGGATCCCGACATCCGCTGGCGCATCGCGGACATGAGCCTGGCGTACGACGCGCTTCCCCCGCAGATCGCGGCGCTCGCGCGTGACGTCGACGAGCAGGCCGACAACGGCGCGCGCTGGTTCACGCTGCTGTCGGGCACCAAGCACCGGGCGGTCGTGATGGCGAAGCACGTCGTCGACGAGGCGATCCTCACCGCCGGTGGCGGCTCGTACTTCTCCTCCAACGAGCTCTCGCGGCTGTACCGCGACGTGCTCGCGGGCATGTTCCACCCCTCTGACCCGGAGTCGGCGCACTCGACCGCGGCGAGCGCACTGCTCGGCCCGCTGGAGAACTAA
- a CDS encoding alpha/beta fold hydrolase: MPAPVQLPRISWGNPDANSTALLVHGLGSSAALMWRLGDALANAGWHAVAADLRGHGDAPRALDYTVGAYAADLAALSPARGGAWDAVIGHSLGGAASTVAAASDPHWTSRLVLIDPAILVDGKNASIVRRSQERAFADNRIEVVREEHPHWHPQELELKVDAVVRASRWAVEQTSAQNQPWDVRADAAMLTVPTHIIGADPEVYSLFTGQVADGVLSTNENISMSIVAGAGHSPHRDEPDETIRQLLEALSCDVLSDRRESK, encoded by the coding sequence ATGCCTGCTCCCGTCCAGCTCCCCCGAATCTCCTGGGGGAATCCCGACGCCAACAGCACCGCCCTGCTCGTGCACGGTCTCGGCTCCTCCGCCGCACTCATGTGGCGCCTGGGCGATGCGCTCGCGAACGCCGGATGGCACGCCGTCGCCGCAGACCTCCGCGGCCACGGCGACGCGCCCCGCGCCCTGGACTACACCGTGGGCGCCTATGCCGCCGACCTCGCCGCCCTCTCCCCCGCGCGGGGAGGTGCGTGGGATGCCGTCATCGGTCACTCGCTCGGCGGTGCCGCGAGCACCGTGGCCGCGGCATCCGATCCTCACTGGACGAGCAGGCTCGTCCTGATCGACCCCGCCATCCTCGTCGACGGGAAGAACGCGTCGATCGTGCGTCGCAGCCAGGAACGCGCATTCGCCGACAACCGGATCGAGGTCGTGCGGGAAGAGCATCCGCACTGGCATCCGCAGGAGTTGGAGCTCAAGGTCGACGCCGTGGTGCGGGCGAGCAGGTGGGCGGTCGAGCAGACGAGCGCACAGAACCAGCCTTGGGATGTGCGAGCGGATGCCGCGATGCTCACCGTCCCGACGCACATCATCGGCGCCGACCCCGAGGTGTACAGCCTGTTCACGGGGCAGGTGGCCGACGGGGTCCTCTCGACGAACGAGAACATCTCGATGTCGATCGTCGCCGGAGCAGGTCACTCCCCGCACCGCGACGAGCCCGACGAGACCATCCGCCAACTGCTGGAGGCACTGTCATGCGATGTACTGAGCGACCGGAGGGAGTCGAAGTGA
- a CDS encoding sugar kinase, which produces MSIPSLPGARPPDQAPEVVCIGETMALITPTDAALADAHEASLGLAGAESNVTAGLAAAGHHAVWASRLGDDPLGVRISSELTRRGIELWVELDQDAPTGVMFKDPAAEGSSVYYYRRGSAASRMAPGMLSAERLAGVRIVHTTGITPALSPSTRDMVDRLFEDARTAGALVSFDVNDRRALWSMEDAAATLARLANAADITLVGRDEAERIWGTSTAEEIRAFLPDCDLLVVKDGDVGATAFHGDAHPVFVPAPVVDVVEPVGAGDAFASGFLAATLEGKPLAERLSAGHIAAERVLTIAADMPPID; this is translated from the coding sequence ATGAGCATCCCCTCCCTTCCAGGCGCACGCCCGCCCGACCAGGCTCCAGAGGTGGTGTGCATCGGCGAGACGATGGCGCTGATCACCCCGACGGATGCTGCGCTCGCCGACGCGCACGAAGCCTCCCTCGGTCTCGCCGGCGCCGAGTCGAACGTGACCGCGGGGCTCGCCGCGGCAGGGCACCACGCCGTCTGGGCGTCCCGCCTCGGCGACGATCCGCTCGGCGTTCGCATCTCGTCGGAGCTGACCCGACGCGGTATCGAACTGTGGGTTGAACTCGACCAGGATGCCCCCACCGGCGTGATGTTCAAGGATCCGGCCGCTGAGGGCTCGTCCGTCTACTACTACCGCCGGGGGTCGGCTGCCTCGCGCATGGCGCCGGGGATGCTGTCCGCAGAGCGACTCGCCGGTGTGAGGATCGTGCACACCACCGGCATCACCCCCGCACTCTCGCCGTCCACCCGCGACATGGTCGATCGGCTGTTCGAAGATGCGCGCACCGCCGGTGCGCTGGTCTCGTTCGACGTGAACGACCGCCGCGCGCTGTGGTCGATGGAGGATGCCGCGGCCACTCTCGCCCGCCTGGCGAACGCCGCCGACATCACACTGGTCGGCCGCGACGAGGCCGAAAGGATCTGGGGCACGTCGACGGCGGAGGAGATCCGTGCCTTCCTGCCCGACTGCGACCTGCTCGTCGTGAAGGACGGCGACGTGGGCGCCACGGCCTTCCACGGCGATGCCCACCCGGTGTTCGTGCCTGCCCCAGTTGTCGATGTCGTCGAGCCCGTGGGCGCCGGCGACGCGTTCGCGAGCGGGTTCCTCGCGGCGACGCTCGAGGGCAAGCCGCTCGCCGAGCGTCTGTCCGCAGGGCACATCGCGGCCGAGCGCGTACTCACGATCGCCGCGGACATGCCGCCCATCGACTGA
- a CDS encoding MFS transporter: MAGYRDLLRTPGVGRMIAAQLTARFPSGMASLAILLHVEQQTGSYGSAGLVLAATSVGQAVSGPVTSRWMGAWGMRRVLTLTAAICTLAVLALGLLPLNVAGYMAFGLIAGLSTPPIQSAVRTIYPKLVNSSQLTPLFSLDASLQEIIWILAPVAITLVSTQIGTTEGLILVAIVLVLGCGWFILSPEVGRVRIPRSRRALGRVLLKPPVALATAIGFLVIGACSAVEVGVVATFEHGSLQAGVVLGIFACGSLVGGLSFGHIPIGPWAMARRLIIVTVGLALTMVMLNAYWLGGALFLAGLGVAPALAVLFAITTASVKFSETAEAFGWAGTGQLIGAAAGSAIAGFLVDGTGGPQGAYLAAVLFAIVGVTVSVIFVRALPDLRDRDPSPFPDTEPVAVTPS, encoded by the coding sequence GTGGCGGGATATCGGGACCTTCTTCGCACCCCTGGGGTGGGGCGCATGATCGCCGCTCAACTGACGGCGCGCTTCCCCAGCGGCATGGCATCGTTGGCCATCCTCCTGCATGTCGAACAGCAGACCGGGTCATACGGCTCCGCCGGGCTCGTCCTCGCCGCGACGTCCGTCGGCCAAGCCGTCTCCGGCCCCGTCACGAGCCGCTGGATGGGCGCGTGGGGCATGCGCAGGGTCCTCACCCTGACCGCCGCGATCTGCACGCTCGCTGTGCTCGCGCTCGGCCTGCTGCCGCTGAACGTCGCCGGCTACATGGCGTTCGGACTCATAGCCGGCCTGTCCACTCCGCCGATCCAATCAGCCGTGCGCACCATCTACCCGAAGCTCGTCAATTCCTCCCAGCTGACGCCGCTGTTCTCGCTCGACGCCTCGCTGCAGGAGATCATCTGGATCCTCGCGCCGGTGGCCATCACCCTGGTGTCGACGCAGATCGGCACGACAGAGGGCCTCATCCTCGTGGCGATCGTCCTGGTGCTCGGATGCGGGTGGTTCATCCTCAGCCCTGAGGTGGGTCGCGTGCGCATCCCCCGCAGCCGCCGGGCCCTGGGCCGTGTGCTCCTCAAGCCACCGGTGGCGCTCGCCACCGCGATCGGGTTCCTCGTGATCGGTGCGTGTTCGGCCGTGGAGGTCGGCGTCGTCGCCACCTTCGAGCACGGCAGCCTTCAGGCCGGAGTCGTGCTCGGTATCTTCGCCTGCGGCAGCCTGGTCGGAGGACTTTCCTTCGGCCACATCCCGATCGGCCCCTGGGCGATGGCGCGACGCCTCATCATCGTCACCGTTGGCCTCGCACTCACCATGGTCATGCTCAATGCTTACTGGCTGGGCGGCGCGCTGTTCCTCGCCGGGCTCGGCGTCGCCCCTGCCCTCGCCGTGCTCTTCGCCATCACCACCGCGAGCGTGAAGTTCAGCGAGACGGCCGAGGCGTTCGGGTGGGCCGGCACCGGTCAGCTGATCGGCGCCGCCGCAGGCTCCGCCATCGCCGGATTCCTCGTCGACGGCACGGGCGGACCGCAGGGCGCGTATCTGGCCGCCGTGCTGTTCGCTATCGTCGGTGTGACGGTCTCCGTGATCTTCGTTCGGGCTCTGCCCGATCTGCGCGATCGCGATCCCAGTCCCTTCCCTGACACCGAACCAGTGGCGGTCACCCCTTCATGA
- the nrdH gene encoding glutaredoxin-like protein NrdH: protein MSITVYTKPSCVQCNATYRALDAKGIEYEIHDLSEDASALEQVKALGYMQAPVVVTDEDHWSGFRPDKIDALASRLA from the coding sequence ATGTCGATCACGGTCTACACCAAGCCTTCGTGCGTGCAGTGCAACGCGACGTATCGCGCTCTGGATGCCAAGGGCATCGAATACGAGATCCACGACCTCTCCGAAGACGCTTCGGCGCTCGAGCAGGTCAAGGCGCTCGGCTACATGCAGGCGCCCGTCGTCGTCACCGACGAGGACCACTGGTCGGGCTTCCGTCCCGACAAGATCGACGCCCTCGCCTCTCGTCTGGCGTAG
- the nrdI gene encoding class Ib ribonucleoside-diphosphate reductase assembly flavoprotein NrdI — translation MTAVATTAPLLVYFSSTSGNTARFIEKLGLPAQRIPLHRGDGDLAVDEPFVLVTPTYGGGQGRGEEKGAVPKQVIRFLNDERNRQNIRGVISAGNTNFGDSFGAAGEIISRKCHVPHLYRFEVFGTQDDVDRVSDGLERWWVSQSKSTTQ, via the coding sequence ATGACAGCAGTCGCGACGACCGCGCCGCTCCTGGTCTATTTCTCCAGCACCTCGGGCAACACGGCCAGATTCATCGAGAAGCTCGGCCTGCCGGCGCAGCGTATCCCGCTGCACCGCGGTGACGGCGACCTCGCGGTCGATGAGCCTTTCGTCCTCGTCACTCCGACCTATGGCGGAGGACAGGGACGGGGCGAAGAGAAGGGTGCCGTACCCAAGCAGGTCATCCGGTTCCTCAACGACGAGCGAAACCGGCAGAACATCCGCGGAGTGATATCCGCAGGCAACACCAACTTCGGCGACTCCTTCGGGGCTGCCGGCGAAATCATCAGCCGCAAGTGTCATGTGCCGCACTTGTACCGCTTCGAAGTATTCGGCACGCAGGACGACGTTGATCGCGTGAGCGACGGATTGGAACGATGGTGGGTATCGCAGTCGAAGAGCACGACTCAGTGA